A genome region from Anastrepha obliqua isolate idAnaObli1 chromosome 4, idAnaObli1_1.0, whole genome shotgun sequence includes the following:
- the LOC129245000 gene encoding proton-coupled folate transporter-like: MTDIDEKRILDTPSTTSSNTSLDPAVEFSKPACSASTMPAATDEVHTVASSPEEPLAPQSNRHLRRRIMSLELPVFLLFLATMITGPVMLNQELYQTCVAVYHYNASDCEPLRGIIPKTEEAKVIEKSLQPYVAQITMTNSMLNNIWPGCIVLFVGPWSDKFGRRPVLLVAFIAAFLGHVITATLVSVSAMLSLNPWFYIMGGIPSALVGGGNSLITVVFCYISDVSDMESKPKRMFYIDMVMGVGVVLGNVLSSYLLRLTSVAMVCATAATLVFIALLYILFFIGESLDVEETSFAHKAKRFFDVHLIKDLVKTCVARRPNYGRAIIGCTISISTVTTFIMYGELGIFYLFLRTKFNVTLQQYTYYNATVITIKMLGCGIAFGVFRKLFKISFSAIAMMGLAGCFFDSLTRGLAQSFWQMYMASAFGLMSGITGPMLQAIVSLAVPSNEIGKVYSLSSCIHTLTPLAAAPLYTLIYSRTLNFYPGLYNFISSGLYVECFVVMTIIYIFERRVAKRIPHPEAEKGESEKAQTEDSPTENSQSTQAQ, from the exons ATGACGGACATTGATGAGAAACGAATACTGGATACACCATCAACCACGAGCTCTAACACTTCTTTGGATCCTGCAGTGGAATTCTCCAAGCCGGCTTGTAGTGCAAGTACAATGCCTGCCGCAACCGATGAAGTGCATACAGTAGCGTCTTCGCCGGAGGAACCACTTGCACCGCAATCGAACCGTCATTTGCGCCGACGGATTATGTCCTTAGAATTGCCGGTGTTTTTGCTCTTCCTTGCCACAATGATAACGGGTCCCGTGATGCTGAATCAGGAGCTCTATCAAACCTGTGTGGCTGTATATCATTACAATGCGAGTGATTGTGAGCCTCTGCGCGGTATTATTCCCAAGACGGAGGAGGCGAaa gtgaTCGAAAAGAGTCTTCAACCTTACGTGGCGCAAATAACTATGACTAACTCTATGCTAAATAATATTTGGCCAGGATGTATCGTTCTCTTCGTTGGGCCATGGTCAGATAAATTTGGACGACGACCAGTGCTTTTGGTGGCTTTCATCG CTGCATTTCTCGGTCACGTGATAACTGCAACATTAGTTAGCGTTTCCGCAATGCTATCGCTGAATCCTTGGTTCTACATAATGGGCGGCATTCCATCCGCACTTGTTGGCGGTGGCAACTCATTGATTACCGTCGTCTTCTGTTATATATCTGATGTCTCTGATATGGAAAGTAAACCCAAGCG GATGTTCTATATTGATATGGTTATGGGTGTGGGTGTAGTACTTGGCAATGTGTTGAGCAGTTACTTGTTGCGGCTCACGAGCGTTGCTATGGTGTGTGCCACGGCTGCCACGCTTGTGTTTATCGCTTTActctacattttattttttattggagaAAGTTTGGATGTCGAGGAAACAAGCTTTGCG CATAAAGCAAAACGCTTCTTTGATGTCCACCTTATCAAGGACCTAGTGAAGACTTGTGTGGCACGACGTCCAAACTATGGACGCGCCATAATCGGTTGCACAATTTCCATTTCAACAGTAACGACTTTCATAATGT ACGGTGAGCTTGGTATATTTTACTTGTTCTTGCGCACTAAATTCAATGTAACTTTGCAACAGTACACGTATTATAATGCCACTGTAATAACGATAAAAATGCTGGGATGTGGCATTGCTTTTGGGGTCTTCAGAAAG CTGTTCAAGATATCTTTTTCCGCAATTGCTATGATGGGTCTAGCTGGTTGTTTTTTTGATAGTTTGACTCGTGGTTTGGCGCAGAGTTTCTGGCAAATGTATATGGCATCCGCCTTTggacttatgtctggcataacCGGTCCCATGTTGCAAgcaattgtttcgttagctgtgccATCAAATGAAATTg GTAAAGTGTATTCCTTATCATCCTGCATACACACACTGACACCACTAGCTGCTGCACCTTTATATACGCTCATCTACAGCCGTACTCTGAATTTTTATCCTGGATTGTATAATTTCATCAGTTCAGGACTGTATGTGGAGTGCTTCGTTGTAATGAc GATAATATACATTTTCGAGCGACGAGTTGCTAAGAGGATACCCCATCCTGAAGCAGAAAAGGGAGAGTCGGAAAAAGCTCAAACGGAAGATTCTCCAACTGAAAACTCTCAGTCAACACAAGCACAGTAA